A portion of the Hoylesella buccalis ATCC 35310 genome contains these proteins:
- a CDS encoding nucleoside 2-deoxyribosyltransferase, with product MKKIYFAGSIRGGREDANLYKQIIEYIQRSHKVLTEHIGNRSLSTTSKGREADEKIYLQDTEWLRVCDLVIAECTSPSLGVGYELAYAERHHKPCFILYDKSRTHLSAMLTGNNYYHIFAYERPEEVFDILDKILGITSTDALSNNHRQTT from the coding sequence ATGAAGAAAATCTATTTTGCAGGTTCCATCCGAGGCGGGCGTGAGGATGCCAACCTCTACAAACAAATCATCGAGTACATCCAAAGAAGTCACAAAGTTCTCACCGAACACATCGGCAACCGCTCACTGTCTACCACCAGTAAGGGTCGTGAAGCGGATGAAAAAATCTACCTTCAGGACACAGAGTGGTTGAGAGTCTGCGACTTGGTCATTGCCGAATGCACCTCACCTTCCTTGGGCGTGGGATATGAATTGGCATACGCAGAACGTCATCACAAGCCCTGTTTCATCCTTTACGACAAGAGTCGTACACATCTCTCGGCCATGCTCACGGGTAACAATTATTATCACATCTTTGCTTACGAACGCCCCGAAGAGGTGTTTGACATACTGGATAAGATATTAGGAATCACGTCAACAGATGCCTTGTCAAACAATCATCGTCAAACAACATGA
- a CDS encoding DUF4199 domain-containing protein yields the protein MINVPSLIQLKAFARIDGLWLALLWTASFMSMMYIPKSALGGLLMLATPPFMLWRFIKFRNYALDGVISFARGLTYGCYCIFYASLLFALVQTAYFQFLDGGHFVQIMHQALQTMEGVYQQNGVDVKQAMETVDLMGTLKPIELAFVFMTQNLLLGALLSVIVAAIGMKRVKNHTRI from the coding sequence ATGATAAACGTACCCTCACTGATTCAGCTTAAGGCGTTCGCCCGCATTGACGGACTTTGGCTGGCACTGTTATGGACAGCCAGTTTCATGAGTATGATGTACATACCCAAGAGTGCATTGGGAGGCCTGCTGATGCTGGCCACGCCCCCTTTCATGCTATGGCGATTCATCAAGTTTCGCAACTATGCACTCGATGGTGTCATATCCTTTGCGCGAGGATTGACATACGGTTGCTACTGCATCTTCTACGCTTCCCTGCTCTTTGCTTTGGTTCAAACGGCGTATTTCCAGTTCTTGGACGGCGGACATTTCGTTCAGATTATGCATCAAGCCCTACAGACCATGGAGGGCGTATATCAGCAAAACGGCGTTGACGTCAAGCAAGCCATGGAGACAGTTGACCTCATGGGCACGCTGAAACCCATTGAACTGGCCTTTGTCTTCATGACGCAAAACCTCTTGCTTGGCGCCCTTCTGAGTGTCATCGTGGCCGCCATTGGCATGAAACGAGTGAAAAATCATACAAGAATATAA
- a CDS encoding glycosyltransferase family 2 protein, translating into MDISVVIPLFNEEESLPELYAWIERVMQQNAYSYEVIFVNDGSTDGSWNVIQRLASQSEHVRGICFRRNYGKSPALYCGFKEAQGNVVITMDADLQDSPDEIPELYRMITVDGYDLVSGYKQKRYDPLSKTLPTKLFNATARKISGIKNLHDFNCGLKAYKREVVKNIEVYGEMHRYIPYLAKSAGFDKIGEKVVHHQARKYGTSKFGFNRFFNGYLDLITLWFLSNFGKKPMHVFGFLGSLMFLVGLIAVIILGAEKVYALSNGIPMRLITDSPYFFIALTTMLIGTQLFLAGFLGDLISRSNPGRNDYQIEKTIRCEK; encoded by the coding sequence ATGGACATATCCGTTGTCATCCCTCTCTTCAACGAGGAAGAATCACTACCCGAACTATACGCTTGGATTGAGCGTGTCATGCAACAAAACGCCTATTCGTACGAAGTTATCTTCGTAAACGATGGCTCTACCGACGGCTCTTGGAACGTCATCCAACGCCTTGCCAGTCAGTCAGAGCACGTGCGAGGCATCTGCTTTCGTCGTAATTACGGAAAGAGTCCAGCACTTTACTGTGGATTCAAGGAGGCTCAAGGCAACGTGGTCATCACGATGGATGCCGACTTGCAAGACTCTCCCGACGAAATTCCAGAACTGTATCGCATGATTACCGTTGATGGCTACGACTTGGTTTCGGGTTATAAGCAAAAACGTTACGACCCATTGAGCAAGACCTTGCCCACCAAACTCTTCAATGCCACGGCCCGTAAGATCAGCGGCATCAAGAACTTGCACGACTTCAACTGTGGACTGAAAGCCTACAAACGGGAAGTTGTAAAGAATATTGAGGTGTATGGCGAGATGCATCGCTACATTCCCTACCTGGCAAAGAGTGCCGGTTTCGATAAAATTGGTGAGAAGGTGGTGCATCACCAGGCGCGAAAATACGGTACATCCAAGTTTGGTTTCAACCGATTCTTCAACGGTTACCTCGACCTTATCACCCTTTGGTTTCTGTCAAACTTCGGTAAAAAGCCGATGCACGTGTTCGGTTTCCTCGGCTCGTTGATGTTCTTGGTGGGATTGATTGCCGTGATTATCCTCGGAGCAGAGAAGGTTTACGCCCTGTCGAACGGCATCCCGATGCGCCTGATCACCGACTCGCCCTACTTTTTCATCGCCCTCACCACCATGCTCATTGGCACCCAACTGTTCTTAGCGGGCTTCTTAGGCGACCTCATCAGCCGCTCTAACCCCGGCAGGAACGATTACCAGATAGAAAAAACCATACGATGCGAAAAATAA
- a CDS encoding DUF6452 family protein, which produces MRKIIDVLLMVLAITSCSTIDCPLNNTVTTSYKLKGDVAKLQDTLTITTPRTTSGDTVLLNKAIGIDSFLLPMSYAQPEDILYFKMTTQQNQSFIDTLRITKEDHPHFESVDCPPAVFHQIKRVDYSKHTIDSVVIHNENVNYDATKAHFYIYFKSYLH; this is translated from the coding sequence ATGCGAAAAATAATTGACGTTCTTTTGATGGTATTGGCCATCACCTCGTGCTCTACAATCGATTGTCCGCTGAACAACACGGTGACCACTTCGTACAAGCTCAAAGGTGATGTGGCCAAACTGCAAGACACGCTTACCATCACCACTCCACGCACTACGAGCGGCGATACGGTGCTGCTGAACAAAGCAATCGGCATAGACAGCTTCCTACTGCCCATGAGTTATGCGCAACCCGAGGACATCCTTTATTTCAAGATGACCACTCAGCAGAACCAAAGTTTCATCGATACGCTGCGCATCACCAAGGAAGATCATCCGCATTTCGAGTCGGTTGACTGTCCACCGGCCGTCTTCCATCAAATCAAGCGAGTGGATTACTCCAAACATACCATCGACTCTGTGGTCATACACAATGAAAACGTGAACTACGATGCTACAAAAGCACATTTCTATATCTATTTCAAGAGCTATCTGCATTAG
- a CDS encoding DUF6048 family protein, giving the protein MAQRHKAIVIQPKDTLSFFRHIAVSGDLVGLAQMQFSDYGQYEVAARVSLRNKYFPIVELGYGQADSEDPSTHLHYTSKAPYGRIGVDFNMMKNKNDDYRLYVGVRYGYSKFKYSVTHPGLNDPVWKTQIPFDLTDIDNQFHWMEGVVGVDAKIWGPFRLGWSVRYKRRLANTKNEAGHPWYVPGFGKYSGTPLGGTFNVIIEW; this is encoded by the coding sequence ATGGCACAAAGGCACAAGGCCATCGTCATCCAACCCAAAGATACGCTGTCCTTTTTCAGGCACATTGCCGTTTCTGGTGATCTGGTGGGACTCGCACAAATGCAGTTTTCCGACTACGGACAGTATGAAGTAGCCGCAAGAGTAAGCCTGCGCAACAAATATTTCCCCATTGTCGAGTTGGGTTACGGTCAAGCCGACAGCGAAGATCCGAGCACGCACTTGCATTACACATCGAAAGCTCCATACGGAAGAATAGGCGTTGACTTCAACATGATGAAGAACAAGAACGACGACTACCGACTGTATGTTGGCGTGCGATATGGTTACAGCAAGTTCAAATACTCGGTAACACATCCGGGCCTCAACGACCCCGTTTGGAAAACACAGATTCCTTTTGATCTGACTGACATCGACAACCAGTTTCATTGGATGGAAGGGGTTGTAGGCGTAGATGCCAAAATTTGGGGGCCTTTTCGTTTGGGATGGAGCGTTCGTTACAAGCGACGTCTTGCCAATACCAAGAACGAAGCGGGTCATCCTTGGTACGTTCCAGGCTTTGGAAAGTACAGTGGAACGCCTCTGGGTGGAACATTTAACGTAATCATTGAATGGTAG